In the Mytilus trossulus isolate FHL-02 chromosome 1, PNRI_Mtr1.1.1.hap1, whole genome shotgun sequence genome, one interval contains:
- the LOC134683384 gene encoding sorting nexin-7-like → MADTGYSSGSKDEENDSPTKSEEKRAFKDPLISGLDITDDADMESLSLDASGKSDLSISRSSSLIANLSHFEDAEDDTHDLFVNVDDPEKHTGTMESYVTFRVNAKTTRSEYDDSEYSVRRRYNDFLWLRQRLEETYPTHLVPPLPEKHSLRRLDRFSPEFLRVRQAALQKFLKRIADHPVLSFDKSFQVFLTAKAWEFQAYKKQGTGLLGRVTDSLHNISASYMNKNRPPEFVIMYDYIHALSEKINVMDRICQRVSKEQAEHLIELSEWGPIYTLWSNSEEELVPSLLAMSDAVDKCCQYMREVIDANDDDFAQPLKEYILFTDAIKAVLRRRDAIQMEFDATVDELNRKKDEREQLKISDQTYSIGAFLGKDPEDVKQQKQDKLEHNIEELTKQMEELNDKTVCADTDLRADMERWHKNKQKDLKELFMSQADRQIKYYEKCLKSWEGAIRKIQAKDLEYITTEVPEEPTQPDS, encoded by the exons ATGGCAGATACAGGCTACAGTTCAGGCTCCAAAGATGAGGAAAACGACTCTCCTacaaaatcagaagaaaaaagaGCTTTTAAAGACCCTTTGATCAGTGGTCTAGATATCACAGATGATGCTGAT ATGGAGAGTTTAAGTTTGGATGCATCTGGAAAGTCAGACCTCAGTATTTCCAGAAGTTCTAGTCTAATAGCCAATTTGAGTCATTTTGAAGATGCAGAGGATGACACACACGACCTATTTGTTAATGTTGATGACCCAGAAAAGCATACTGGTACTATGGAATCCTATGTTACATTTAGAGTTAATGCTAAA ACAACTCGAAGTGAATATGATGACAGTGAATATTCAGTAAGAAGACGATATAATGACTTTTTATGGCTGAGACAGAGACTGGAAGAAACATACCCAACACATTTAGTTCCT CCACTTCCTGAGAAGCATAGTTTGAGAAGATTGGACCGTTTCAGCCCAGAATTTCTAAGAGTTAGACAAGCAGCATTACAGAAATTTCTGAAACGCATAGCTGACCATCCTGTTTTGTCCTTTGATAAGAGTTTTCAAGTATTTCTTACAGCAAAAGCATGG GAATTCCAAGCATATAAGAAACAAGGAACAGGTTTATTAGGCAGAGTGACAGATTCATTACATAACATAAGTGCTTCATACATGAATAAGAACAGACCTCCAGAATTTGTTATCATGTATGACTATATACATGCCTTGTCAGAAAAGATTAATGTTATGGACAGGATATGTCAGAGGGTTTCAAAAGAACAAGCAG AGCATTTAATAGAACTAAGTGAATGGGGTCCAATATACACACTTTGGTCTAATTCTGAAGAAGAACTGGTTCCCTCTTTGCTTGCCATGTCAGATGCAGTAGACAAATGTTGTCAGTATATGAGGGAAGTG ATTGATGCAAATGATGATGATTTTGCCCAACcattaaaagaatatatattatttacagATGCAATTAAG GCTGTTTTACGAAGACGTGATGCTATACAAATGGAATTTGATGCTACTGTTGATGAGctcaatagaaaaaaagatgaaaggGAACAG TTAAAGATCTCTGATCAGACTTATTCTATTGGTGCATTCCTTGGCAAAGATCCAGAAGATGTTAAACAACAGAAACAAGACAAATTAGAACATAATATAGAGGag CTAACAAAGCAAATGGaagaattaaatgataaaaccgTATGTGCAGACACTGATCTCAGGGCTGATATGGAAAGAtggcataaaaataaacaaaaagatcTCAAGGAATTATTTATGTCTCAAGCTGATagacaaattaaatattatgaaaag TGTTTAAAATCATGGGAAGGTGCAATAAGGAAAATACAAGCAAAAGATTTAGAATATATAACTACAGAAGTTCCAGAAGAGCCGACTCAACCAGATTCCTAG
- the LOC134683393 gene encoding SOSS complex subunit C homolog, whose product MSMGQEQKNRKILEQLEEQKKRLRMGGHPGPANPIAISTPPAVQQPALPANPSSTLVMETHNMTPAQRAALQHANANSFGYFITQDSSFGNLILPVIPRFKDV is encoded by the exons ATGTCTATGGGACAAG aacaaaagaacagaaaaattCTTGAACAGTTAgaagaacaaaagaaaagatTGAGGATGGGAGGACATCCAGGTCCTGCTAATCCTATAGCCATCAG TACTCCTCCTGCAGTTCAGCAGCCAGCCTTACCAGCCAATCCTTCT TCAACACTTGTAATGGAGACTCACAACATGACACCAGCTCAAAGGGCAGCATTACAG catgCAAATGCAAATTCGTTTGGATATTTCATCACACAAGATTCGTCTTTTGGAAATCTGATACTGCCAGTGATACCACGGTTCAAAGATGTATGA